A genomic window from Planococcus rifietoensis includes:
- a CDS encoding KH domain-containing protein — protein sequence MEQLIETIVKPLVDYPEAVRVEKDENTNRVVYKLSVHQSDTGKVIGKQGRVAKAVRSVVYSAAGNYHKKKTYLDIVD from the coding sequence ATGGAGCAGCTGATTGAAACGATCGTCAAGCCGCTAGTTGATTATCCGGAAGCAGTTCGTGTTGAAAAAGACGAAAACACTAACCGAGTCGTCTACAAGCTTTCCGTGCATCAAAGCGATACAGGGAAAGTCATCGGCAAGCAAGGACGTGTGGCGAAAGCTGTACGCTCTGTCGTCTATTCAGCAGCAGGAAATTATCATAAGAAGAAAACGTACCTTGATATTGTGGATTGA
- the rpsP gene encoding 30S ribosomal protein S16: protein MAVKIRLKRMGAKKSPFYRIVVADSRAPRDGRQIKTVGTYNPLTVPAEVKIDEELALKWLHDGAKPSDTVRNLFSQNGIMEKFHNEKLNK, encoded by the coding sequence ATGGCAGTAAAAATTCGCTTAAAACGTATGGGAGCTAAAAAGTCTCCTTTCTACCGTATCGTAGTCGCTGATTCACGTGCTCCACGTGACGGCCGTCAAATCAAAACAGTAGGTACTTACAACCCACTGACAGTTCCAGCTGAAGTTAAAATCGACGAAGAATTGGCGTTGAAATGGCTTCACGATGGCGCTAAACCATCTGACACAGTACGCAACTTGTTCTCTCAGAACGGCATTATGGAGAAATTCCATAACGAAAAACTAAACAAGTAA
- the ffh gene encoding signal recognition particle protein yields MAFEGLSERLQGTMTKIKGKGKLSEADVKEMMREVRFALIEADVNLKVVKSFIKKVSERAVGLEVMESLTPGQQVVKIVKDELTELMGGEQSKIEFATRQPTVIMMVGLQGAGKTTTTGKLAGVLRKKNNRKPLLVAADVYRPAAINQLETIGKQLSLPVFSKGTDANPVDIAREAIEHAKAEHLDTVIIDTAGRLHVDEQLMQELKDIRSIKEPDEIFLVVDAMTGQDAVNVAQSFDDAIGITGVVLTKLDGDTRGGAALSIRTVTEKPIKYIGTGEKMDALEPFHPERMASRILGMGDMLSLIEKAQTNVDEAKAKELEEKFRTSSFTFDDFLEQLDQVKQMGPLDEILKMLPGAGKIKGLENAKVDESQMGRVEAIIRSMTIQEKTTPEIINANRKKRIARGSGTSIQDVNRLLKQFEDMKKMMKQMSGMAGKKGKKKMSMPGLDSLFK; encoded by the coding sequence GTGGCATTTGAAGGATTATCTGAACGCCTGCAAGGAACGATGACCAAAATCAAAGGCAAGGGGAAATTGTCCGAAGCAGACGTAAAAGAGATGATGCGCGAAGTCCGCTTTGCCTTGATCGAAGCGGATGTCAACTTGAAAGTCGTCAAATCGTTCATCAAGAAAGTCAGCGAACGCGCTGTCGGCCTTGAAGTGATGGAGAGTTTGACGCCAGGCCAGCAAGTCGTAAAAATCGTCAAAGATGAACTGACTGAATTAATGGGCGGCGAACAAAGCAAAATTGAATTTGCGACACGCCAGCCGACTGTCATCATGATGGTCGGTTTGCAAGGGGCCGGTAAGACAACGACGACCGGTAAGCTTGCAGGCGTGCTCCGCAAAAAGAACAACCGCAAGCCATTGCTCGTCGCAGCGGACGTTTACCGCCCGGCTGCGATCAACCAGCTCGAGACGATCGGCAAGCAATTATCGCTGCCGGTGTTCTCCAAAGGCACGGATGCAAACCCTGTCGACATCGCCCGTGAAGCGATCGAACATGCTAAAGCGGAACATCTCGATACGGTCATCATCGATACGGCGGGCCGCCTGCATGTCGATGAGCAATTGATGCAGGAATTGAAAGATATCCGTTCGATCAAAGAGCCGGATGAAATTTTCCTCGTCGTCGATGCGATGACCGGTCAGGATGCAGTCAACGTCGCGCAGAGCTTCGATGACGCAATCGGCATCACAGGGGTCGTCTTGACGAAACTTGACGGTGATACGCGCGGCGGTGCGGCATTGTCGATCCGTACCGTCACCGAAAAACCGATCAAGTATATCGGTACAGGCGAGAAGATGGACGCGCTTGAACCATTCCACCCAGAGCGCATGGCTTCCCGCATACTCGGCATGGGCGATATGCTCTCCTTGATCGAAAAAGCGCAAACGAACGTCGATGAGGCCAAGGCAAAGGAATTGGAAGAGAAATTCCGAACGTCTTCGTTCACATTCGATGATTTCCTTGAGCAATTGGATCAAGTAAAGCAAATGGGGCCGCTCGATGAAATTTTGAAGATGCTCCCAGGTGCGGGTAAAATCAAAGGCCTCGAAAACGCCAAAGTGGACGAGAGCCAAATGGGGCGCGTCGAAGCGATCATCCGCTCGATGACGATCCAGGAGAAGACGACTCCCGAAATCATCAATGCAAACCGCAAAAAACGGATTGCACGCGGTTCCGGAACGTCCATCCAAGACGTCAACAGGCTGCTCAAGCAGTTTGAAGACATGAAGAAAATGATGAAACAAATGTCCGGAATGGCCGGCAAAAAGGGCAAGAAAAAGATGTCGATGCCAGGCCTGGACTCGCTTTTCAAGTAA
- a CDS encoding putative DNA-binding protein — protein MGLEKTTRMNYLFDFYQELLTPKQRSYMSLYYLDDHSLGEIAEEYEITRQAVYDNIRRTEAMLEEYEEKLQLFEKFQRRQQLVSTFEKQPFTDDNVQKFLDELKEWD, from the coding sequence ATGGGACTGGAAAAAACGACAAGAATGAACTATCTTTTTGATTTCTATCAGGAGCTGCTGACGCCCAAACAGCGCAGCTATATGAGCTTGTATTATCTGGACGACCATTCGCTCGGCGAAATTGCCGAAGAATATGAAATCACCCGCCAAGCGGTGTACGACAATATCCGCCGGACCGAAGCGATGCTTGAAGAATATGAGGAGAAGTTGCAGCTGTTCGAGAAATTCCAGCGGCGCCAGCAACTCGTCTCGACTTTTGAAAAACAGCCATTCACTGATGACAATGTCCAGAAATTTTTGGATGAATTGAAGGAATGGGACTAG
- the ftsY gene encoding signal recognition particle-docking protein FtsY, translating into MSFFKKLKDKFSNNVEEEQSTEKYREGLSKTRTGFTSKINDLVARYRKVDEDFFEELEEVLLQADVGFETVIELMEELRYEVQRQNVKDTSNVQSVISEKLVEIYEAGDQELSELTFAESGPTVILMVGVNGVGKTTTIGKLAQRLKNEGKSVMLAAGDTFRAGAIDQLDVWGQRVGVETIKQSEGSDPAAVMYDAVRAAKSRNIDVLICDTAGRLQNKVNLMNELQKVHRVIAREIPGAPHEVLLALDATTGQNAMIQAQTFKEVTEVTGIVLTKLDGTAKGGIVLAIRNKLNIPVKFVGLGEKLDDLQPFDPQKYVYGLFAEGLDREEQEEMGSDK; encoded by the coding sequence ATGAGTTTCTTTAAGAAATTAAAAGATAAATTCAGCAATAATGTAGAAGAAGAACAATCAACCGAGAAATACCGCGAAGGCTTAAGCAAAACGCGGACCGGCTTTACGTCGAAGATCAATGATTTGGTCGCTCGTTACCGCAAAGTCGATGAAGACTTTTTCGAAGAATTGGAAGAAGTGCTATTGCAGGCAGACGTCGGCTTTGAGACGGTCATCGAACTGATGGAAGAACTGCGTTATGAAGTGCAGCGACAGAATGTCAAAGACACTTCCAATGTACAGTCGGTCATTTCTGAGAAACTTGTCGAAATCTACGAAGCAGGCGATCAGGAATTGAGCGAATTGACCTTTGCCGAATCGGGCCCGACTGTCATCTTGATGGTCGGCGTCAATGGCGTCGGTAAAACGACAACCATCGGAAAATTGGCGCAGCGCCTGAAAAATGAAGGTAAGTCGGTCATGCTCGCAGCAGGTGACACGTTCCGTGCCGGAGCGATCGACCAGCTCGATGTTTGGGGGCAGCGCGTCGGCGTTGAAACCATCAAGCAAAGCGAAGGATCCGATCCGGCAGCGGTCATGTACGACGCCGTGCGGGCCGCGAAATCGCGCAATATCGATGTCTTGATCTGCGATACGGCGGGCCGCCTGCAGAACAAAGTCAATTTGATGAATGAATTGCAGAAAGTGCATCGCGTCATTGCCCGTGAAATTCCAGGGGCGCCTCATGAAGTGCTGCTTGCACTTGATGCGACGACAGGGCAAAACGCTATGATTCAAGCCCAGACCTTTAAAGAAGTGACGGAAGTGACGGGCATCGTCTTGACGAAACTCGACGGGACCGCAAAAGGCGGAATTGTCCTGGCGATTCGCAACAAGCTCAATATCCCGGTGAAATTTGTCGGGCTGGGCGAAAAACTAGATGACCTTCAGCCGTTCGACCCGCAGAAATACGTCTACGGCTTATTTGCCGAAGGCTTGGACCGGGAAGAGCAGGAAGAAATGGGCTCAGACAAGTAA
- the smc gene encoding chromosome segregation protein SMC — MFLKRLEVIGFKSFADRVGIDFVPGVTAVVGPNGSGKSNVTDAIRWVLGEQSAKSLRGAKMEDVIFAGSDSRKALNFAEVTLVLDNTDGKAPLDYSEISVTRRVFRSGESAYLLNKQPCRLKDITDLFMDSGLGKEAFSIISQGRVDEILNSKADERRSIFEEAAGVLKYKQRKRKAEFKLNETDENLNRVLDILHELDGRMEPLQMQASAARDYLDMSAQLKDADIALLAYDANALKAQLSELSQEALQHAAEEQRLAGEISETEQLIAASKRSVHALDKKIDTAQAALVEASSEAEKWEGRKLLMHEKKHNADRQRQALEESIKAEREETAKLEQRHAEQGASLEQQKMDQQKTRKSIQQLEAQLNLTPADIDNEIEAKKSLYIELMNEQAGLKNELKNIDFQQQQMTESSGRITAQQQSFEKELARLLKEKQQAEKAYEEIHADLDRKRQHFKEQETGAKQLAADYDHKKSLLFQAYQSHKQLSARIETLQDLEADYSGFFHGVREVLQARERNELNGIIGAVAELADVQKSYAKAIETAFGAASQHIVTSDEKSASEAIRFLRTKRAGRSTFLPMTIMKPRQISQQVVQSVSAHPSFVDIASQLVSYDDQYAMIFQNLLGNVLVAKELEGATSIAKAIGHRYRVVTLDGDVINAGGSMTGGATKNQASFFTRKAELEQLQQQATELQSTIEEAEQKVRELQSRAEIAKEQLEHLRTEGERYRELEAESAMHLREIEAVWKTTDSRFALFRAEQQNKQDLSGLASRREEAAGRMDAIASELAGLNNEIEELTGFKQQKETARGELLSKLAEFKSDMAVRKERIQQLTVQVDELLERRTASRNRLGELERELEWIQSEEAAKNFSDEEIESEIQRWSDARQSANDTVDASRKERHTLQQALDVEEQQLREQSRIHKGFTEAVRICEVKATRLEVQLQGLLGQLEDHYEMDLEAASRYPLEGEEAAVRKQVKLLKQSIEELGSVNIGAIEEYEHVAERHRFLSEQRDDLNEAKDTLRTLIAEMDEEMTLRFDETFHAIRSHFRHVFRELFGGGSADLVLTNPSDLLMTGVDIIAQPPGKKLQNLSLLSGGERALTAIALLFAILKVRPVPFCVLDEVEAALDESNVVRYSQYLKKFSEDTQFIVITHRKGTMEGADVLYGITMQESGISKLVSVKLQEDIK; from the coding sequence ATGTTTTTGAAAAGATTGGAAGTAATCGGATTTAAATCGTTCGCCGACCGTGTCGGCATCGATTTCGTCCCTGGCGTTACCGCCGTTGTTGGGCCGAATGGCAGCGGCAAAAGCAATGTAACCGATGCAATCCGTTGGGTTCTTGGCGAGCAATCCGCAAAATCGCTGCGCGGAGCGAAAATGGAAGATGTGATTTTCGCCGGAAGCGATTCAAGAAAAGCGCTTAATTTTGCGGAAGTTACATTGGTGTTGGATAATACGGACGGCAAAGCCCCTCTCGATTACAGCGAAATCAGCGTAACGAGAAGGGTTTTTCGCAGTGGCGAAAGTGCATATCTATTGAACAAGCAGCCGTGCCGACTAAAGGATATCACCGATCTGTTTATGGATTCGGGACTGGGAAAAGAAGCGTTTTCCATCATTTCCCAAGGGCGCGTGGATGAAATCCTCAATAGCAAAGCGGACGAGCGGCGTTCCATTTTTGAAGAAGCGGCCGGAGTATTGAAATACAAACAGCGTAAACGGAAAGCCGAATTCAAATTGAACGAAACGGACGAAAACTTGAACCGTGTGCTCGATATCCTGCATGAGCTCGATGGGCGGATGGAGCCGTTGCAGATGCAAGCATCCGCAGCACGCGATTACCTCGACATGAGCGCCCAATTAAAAGACGCGGATATTGCGCTATTGGCGTACGATGCCAATGCATTGAAGGCACAACTATCAGAGCTGTCGCAAGAAGCTTTGCAGCACGCAGCGGAAGAGCAGCGTCTGGCGGGCGAAATTTCAGAAACGGAACAATTGATTGCCGCTTCGAAGCGGTCGGTGCATGCACTGGATAAAAAAATCGATACAGCACAAGCGGCGCTCGTTGAAGCAAGTTCGGAAGCCGAAAAATGGGAAGGCCGCAAATTGCTGATGCACGAGAAAAAGCATAATGCAGACCGCCAGCGCCAGGCCTTGGAAGAGTCAATCAAGGCTGAGCGTGAAGAAACTGCCAAGCTCGAACAGCGTCACGCAGAACAAGGCGCTTCCCTCGAACAGCAGAAGATGGATCAGCAGAAGACCCGCAAGTCGATTCAGCAGCTAGAAGCGCAATTGAATTTGACCCCTGCTGATATCGACAATGAAATTGAAGCGAAGAAATCCCTCTATATCGAATTGATGAACGAACAGGCAGGCTTGAAAAACGAACTGAAAAACATCGATTTCCAACAGCAGCAAATGACGGAATCGAGCGGCCGCATTACCGCCCAACAGCAATCGTTCGAAAAAGAACTTGCACGCCTATTGAAAGAAAAACAGCAAGCGGAAAAAGCGTATGAAGAAATCCACGCGGACCTTGACCGCAAACGACAGCATTTCAAAGAACAAGAAACCGGCGCAAAACAATTAGCCGCGGATTACGATCACAAGAAATCCCTCTTGTTCCAGGCGTACCAATCCCATAAACAACTATCTGCACGCATTGAGACCTTGCAGGATTTAGAAGCCGATTACTCCGGATTCTTCCATGGGGTGCGCGAAGTCTTGCAGGCAAGGGAGCGCAACGAATTAAATGGCATCATCGGCGCTGTGGCAGAATTGGCGGATGTTCAAAAGTCATATGCCAAAGCGATTGAAACGGCATTTGGCGCAGCCAGCCAGCATATCGTCACGAGCGATGAAAAAAGTGCCAGCGAAGCAATCCGTTTTTTGAGAACCAAACGCGCAGGACGTTCTACGTTCCTCCCGATGACGATCATGAAACCGAGGCAGATCTCCCAGCAAGTGGTGCAATCAGTTTCGGCACATCCTTCATTTGTGGACATTGCGTCACAACTTGTCAGCTATGACGACCAGTACGCGATGATTTTCCAAAACCTGCTCGGCAATGTCCTTGTGGCAAAAGAGCTCGAGGGCGCGACATCGATAGCCAAAGCAATCGGCCACCGGTACCGCGTTGTGACATTGGATGGCGATGTTATTAATGCCGGAGGTTCCATGACAGGCGGCGCAACGAAAAACCAGGCCTCGTTCTTTACGAGAAAAGCAGAACTGGAGCAATTGCAGCAGCAGGCAACTGAACTTCAAAGCACCATTGAAGAAGCCGAACAGAAAGTCCGTGAATTGCAATCGCGTGCAGAAATCGCGAAAGAGCAATTAGAACATCTTCGCACAGAAGGAGAGCGCTACCGAGAGCTTGAGGCGGAAAGCGCGATGCATCTGCGGGAAATCGAGGCGGTGTGGAAAACGACCGACAGCCGCTTTGCGCTATTCCGTGCAGAACAGCAGAACAAGCAGGATCTCTCCGGCCTTGCTTCACGCAGGGAAGAAGCGGCTGGCCGCATGGACGCGATCGCCAGCGAATTAGCAGGCTTGAACAACGAAATTGAAGAATTGACTGGCTTCAAGCAGCAAAAAGAAACAGCCAGAGGTGAATTGCTGTCGAAACTCGCCGAATTCAAATCAGACATGGCAGTCCGCAAAGAACGCATTCAGCAGCTCACGGTGCAGGTGGATGAATTATTGGAACGCCGCACAGCCAGCCGCAACAGGCTCGGTGAGCTTGAACGCGAGCTGGAATGGATTCAATCGGAAGAAGCGGCGAAAAACTTTTCAGACGAAGAAATCGAGTCAGAAATCCAAAGATGGTCCGATGCACGACAGTCAGCGAACGACACCGTCGATGCTTCCCGCAAAGAGCGCCACACATTGCAGCAAGCGCTTGACGTGGAAGAACAGCAGCTGCGTGAACAAAGCCGCATCCATAAAGGCTTTACAGAAGCTGTGCGCATCTGTGAAGTGAAGGCGACGCGCCTTGAAGTGCAACTGCAGGGGCTTCTCGGACAGCTCGAAGATCATTACGAAATGGATCTTGAAGCGGCAAGCCGCTACCCGCTAGAAGGGGAGGAAGCCGCTGTCAGAAAGCAAGTGAAGCTTCTGAAACAATCGATTGAAGAGCTCGGCAGCGTCAATATTGGCGCCATCGAGGAATATGAACATGTGGCGGAACGCCATCGCTTCTTAAGCGAGCAGCGGGATGATCTGAATGAAGCGAAAGACACGCTTCGCACCTTGATCGCAGAAATGGATGAGGAGATGACTTTGCGTTTTGACGAAACCTTCCATGCCATCCGCAGCCACTTCCGCCATGTATTCCGCGAATTGTTCGGCGGCGGTTCTGCGGATCTGGTGTTGACCAACCCATCGGACTTGCTCATGACAGGCGTCGATATCATTGCACAGCCGCCAGGCAAGAAGCTGCAGAATTTGAGCTTGTTGTCCGGCGGTGAACGGGCACTCACGGCAATCGCCTTGCTGTTCGCCATCTTGAAAGTGCGCCCCGTGCCGTTCTGTGTACTAGATGAAGTCGAAGCGGCGCTTGATGAATCGAATGTCGTGCGTTACAGTCAGTACTTGAAAAAATTCAGTGAAGACACACAGTTTATCGTCATCACCCATCGCAAAGGCACGATGGAAGGCGCTGATGTGCTATATGGCATCACGATGCAGGAATCGGGTATTTCCAAACTGGTTTCCGTAAAATTGCAGGAAGACATCAAATAA
- the rnc gene encoding ribonuclease III, translating into MAMKRKPKHTKQMALKESAKQAFEQLQKELDIQFEQPALLQQAFTHSSYVNEHRRRQFTDNERLEFLGDAVLELSVSHFLYMKYPEMAEGELTKLRASIVCEPSLVLFANELDFGKYILLGKGEELTGGRTRPALLADVFESFVGALYLDQGLEKVVAFLEVVLFPKVEVGAFSHAMDYKSQLQELVQQKNTGTLNYEIIEEKGPAHSRIFVTRVSLGDQELGLGDGRSKKEAEQKAAQLAIRKLQETAED; encoded by the coding sequence AACAAATGGCGCTGAAAGAAAGCGCGAAACAGGCATTTGAGCAATTGCAAAAAGAGCTGGATATCCAGTTTGAACAACCTGCCCTTCTGCAGCAGGCATTTACCCATTCATCTTATGTGAATGAGCATCGAAGAAGACAATTCACGGACAATGAGCGCCTGGAATTTTTAGGCGACGCCGTATTGGAATTGTCGGTATCGCATTTCCTCTATATGAAATACCCCGAAATGGCTGAAGGCGAACTGACCAAACTGCGCGCATCGATCGTCTGTGAGCCGTCTCTTGTGCTATTTGCCAACGAACTGGATTTTGGCAAATACATTCTACTCGGCAAAGGCGAGGAATTGACAGGAGGCAGAACGCGCCCGGCACTTCTTGCGGACGTCTTCGAATCATTTGTCGGAGCGCTTTATTTGGATCAGGGGCTTGAGAAGGTTGTAGCCTTTTTAGAGGTAGTGCTATTCCCAAAAGTGGAAGTCGGTGCTTTTTCTCATGCGATGGATTATAAAAGCCAATTGCAGGAGCTGGTACAGCAGAAAAATACCGGCACCTTGAATTATGAAATCATCGAAGAAAAAGGTCCTGCACATAGCCGTATTTTTGTGACGCGCGTTTCCTTGGGCGATCAGGAACTGGGCCTAGGCGACGGACGCTCCAAAAAAGAAGCGGAGCAGAAGGCAGCGCAGCTTGCCATCCGTAAATTGCAGGAAACAGCGGAGGATTGA